Proteins encoded together in one Campylobacter peloridis LMG 23910 window:
- the secA gene encoding preprotein translocase subunit SecA: MFSSIFKAVFGTKNDREVKKYLKRVAQINALEAKYQNLSDEDLKKAFKDFQTQIQNNEKNLDQILNDVFAIVREVGRRTLNMRHFDVQLIGGMVLHEGKIAEMKTGEGKTLVATLPVVLNAMSGKGVHVVTVNDYLAKRDAEQMSAIYNFLGFSVGVILSEQNNDEAHKKAYECDITYGTNNEFGFDYLRDNMKFSKFEKVQREHNFVIVDEVDSILIDEARTPLIISGPTNRTLDGYIKANEVARQMQRGEAAATPQDLPSGDFVVDEKNRTIMITETGISKAEKLFGVENLYSLDNAILAHQLDQALKAHNLFEKDVHYVLRDKQVIIVDEFTGRLSEGRRFSDGLHQALEAKEGVKIQEESQTLADITFQNYFRMYKKLAGMTGTAQTEATEFSQIYNLDVVSIPTNIPIARIDKDDLIYKTQDEKFKAVIEEIKKANAKGQPVLVGTASIERSEVFHNMLVKERIPHHVLNAKNHEQEALIIQDAGKKGAVTIATNMAGRGVDIKIDDEIRALGGLYIIGTERHESRRIDNQLRGRAGRQGDPGVSRFYLSLEDNLLRIFGGDRIKSIMERLGIEEGEHIESRIVTRAVENAQKKVESLHFESRKHLLEYDDVANEQRKTIYNYRNELLDEEFNLQDKILKNIAEYSNHLVSQIYLNAELEDDVKHFETLKQRINYECNMELNENDFKDLSVIEIENKLSEILEKSYKDKMSIIEDMEARRIERILYLQILDNLWREHLYQMDILKTGIGLRSYNQKDPLVEYKKESYNLFMELVERIKFDSLKLLFNVTFTQKEAQNFEEKSHEQNEQFLANTTESGVNEEGQAQITKVPRNSPCPCGSGKKYKDCHGKSGPKKGILA, translated from the coding sequence ATGTTTTCTAGTATATTTAAAGCAGTATTTGGCACAAAAAATGATAGAGAGGTAAAAAAATATTTAAAAAGAGTAGCTCAAATTAATGCTTTAGAAGCAAAATATCAAAATTTAAGTGATGAAGATTTAAAAAAGGCTTTTAAAGATTTTCAAACACAAATTCAAAATAATGAAAAAAATCTAGATCAAATTTTAAATGATGTTTTTGCTATTGTTAGAGAAGTTGGTCGTAGAACTTTAAATATGCGTCATTTTGATGTGCAATTAATCGGTGGAATGGTATTGCATGAGGGTAAAATTGCTGAAATGAAAACAGGAGAAGGTAAAACTTTAGTAGCTACTTTGCCAGTTGTTTTAAATGCTATGAGCGGTAAAGGCGTGCATGTAGTTACCGTAAATGATTACTTAGCAAAAAGAGATGCTGAACAAATGAGTGCTATTTATAATTTTTTAGGTTTTAGTGTTGGTGTGATACTTTCAGAACAAAATAACGATGAAGCGCATAAAAAAGCTTATGAATGCGATATAACTTATGGAACAAATAATGAATTTGGCTTTGATTATTTGCGTGATAATATGAAATTTTCAAAGTTTGAAAAAGTTCAAAGAGAGCACAATTTTGTAATCGTGGATGAAGTTGATAGTATATTAATTGATGAAGCTAGAACCCCACTTATTATAAGCGGACCTACAAATAGAACTTTAGATGGATACATTAAAGCAAATGAAGTAGCTAGACAAATGCAAAGAGGTGAAGCAGCTGCTACTCCTCAAGATCTTCCAAGCGGAGATTTTGTTGTAGATGAAAAAAACAGAACTATTATGATTACTGAAACTGGAATTTCTAAGGCAGAAAAATTATTTGGTGTAGAAAATTTGTATAGCCTTGATAATGCAATATTGGCTCATCAACTTGATCAAGCTTTAAAAGCACATAATCTATTTGAAAAAGATGTGCATTATGTTTTAAGAGATAAACAAGTAATTATTGTAGATGAATTTACAGGAAGGTTAAGTGAAGGAAGACGTTTTAGCGATGGTTTGCATCAAGCATTAGAAGCTAAAGAAGGGGTAAAAATTCAAGAAGAAAGTCAAACTTTAGCAGATATTACTTTTCAAAATTATTTCAGAATGTATAAAAAATTAGCAGGTATGACAGGAACTGCACAAACTGAAGCTACGGAATTTTCTCAAATTTATAATCTTGATGTAGTTTCTATACCTACAAATATTCCTATTGCTAGAATAGACAAAGATGATTTGATTTATAAAACACAAGATGAAAAATTTAAAGCTGTGATTGAAGAAATTAAAAAAGCCAATGCAAAAGGACAGCCTGTTTTGGTAGGAACTGCAAGTATTGAAAGGAGTGAAGTTTTTCACAATATGCTTGTGAAAGAACGCATTCCTCATCATGTGCTTAATGCTAAAAATCACGAACAAGAGGCTTTGATTATCCAAGATGCAGGAAAAAAAGGTGCTGTAACTATAGCTACTAATATGGCAGGTCGTGGGGTTGATATAAAAATAGATGATGAGATAAGAGCATTAGGTGGGCTTTATATTATAGGAACAGAGCGCCATGAAAGTAGAAGGATTGATAACCAACTAAGAGGTAGAGCAGGGCGACAGGGCGATCCTGGAGTGAGTAGATTTTATTTGAGCTTAGAGGATAATCTTTTAAGAATTTTTGGCGGTGATCGTATTAAGAGTATTATGGAGAGATTGGGTATAGAAGAGGGTGAGCATATAGAAAGTCGTATAGTTACAAGAGCGGTTGAAAATGCGCAAAAAAAAGTTGAGAGTTTGCATTTTGAAAGTAGAAAACACTTGCTTGAGTATGATGATGTGGCAAATGAGCAAAGAAAAACTATATATAATTATAGAAATGAATTATTAGATGAGGAATTTAATCTACAAGATAAAATTTTAAAAAATATAGCTGAATACAGCAATCATTTAGTAAGTCAAATTTATCTAAATGCTGAACTTGAGGATGATGTAAAGCATTTTGAAACTTTAAAACAAAGAATTAACTATGAATGCAATATGGAATTAAACGAAAATGATTTTAAAGATTTAAGCGTAATTGAAATTGAAAACAAGCTTAGTGAAATTTTAGAAAAATCTTATAAGGATAAAATGAGTATTATTGAAGATATGGAAGCTAGAAGGATAGAGAGAATTTTGTATCTTCAAATTTTAGATAATCTTTGGAGAGAACATTTATATCAAATGGATATTTTAAAAACAGGTATTGGATTAAGAAGTTATAATCAAAAAGATCCTTTAGTAGAATATAAAAAAGAGAGTTATAATTTATTTATGGAGCTTGTAGAGCGTATTAAATTTGATAGCTTAAAATTATTATTTAATGTTACTTTTACACAAAAAGAAGCCCAAAATTTTGAAGAAAAATCTCATGAGCAAAATGAGCAATTTTTGGCTAATACCACAGAAAGTGGAGTAAATGAGGAAGGACAAGCTCAAATTACAAAGGTTCCTAGGAATTCACCTTGTCCTTGTGGTAGTGGAAAAAAATACAAAGATTGCCATGGAAAAAGTGGTCCTAAAAAGGGTATTTTAGCATAA